The following coding sequences lie in one Apium graveolens cultivar Ventura chromosome 1, ASM990537v1, whole genome shotgun sequence genomic window:
- the LOC141717978 gene encoding cytosolic sulfotransferase 15-like, protein MESKSSPPLHHNQAANNEEVEDMLSSFPKERGILAPYAYQYQGFWYYSKQLPGIFNFQKHFQPRKNDIFLATSPKSGTTWMKAILYALINREVYPPTSPQHPLLNETPHNLVPSIEFVNPSEYDSISNSPDSGTRIFATHTALVSLPKSVTDNATSNCKIVFLCRDIKDNFVSYFHYANKLNLRSSPISLEDAFNLYCKGITTGGPVWNQILAYWKESLENPHKVLFMKYDDVKNEPQVQLRRLAHFLGKPFSPDEENRYLVDQIISLCSFDHLSKLEVNNTGKNRQLMSNGAYFRKGVVGDWKNYLSEDMVSRLDQITEEKFHGSGISL, encoded by the coding sequence ATGGAGTCAAAATCATCACCACCTCTTCATCACAACCAAGCAGCCAACAACGAAGAGGTTGAGGACATGCTTTCATCCTTTCCAAAAGAGAGAGGTATACTTGCACCCTATGCCTACCAATATCAAGGATTCTGGTATTATTCAAAGCAATTGCCGggcatttttaattttcaaaagcATTTTCAACCCCGCAAAAATGACATTTTCCTAGCTACTAGCCCTAAATCTGGAACCACCTGGATGAAAGCCATCCTCTACGCTCTAATCAACCGTGAAGTCTACCCTCCTACAAGTCCTCAACATCCTTTGCTTAATGAAACACCCCATAATCTCGTTCCTTCTATCGAATTCGTTAATCCTTCTGAATATGACTCCATTTCCAACTCCCCAGACAGTGGCACTAGGATCTTTGCAACACATACTGCATTAGTTAGCCTTCCGAAATCCGTAACAGACAATGCTACATCAAACTGCAAAATAGTTTTCCTGTGCAGGGACATCAAAGACAACTTTGTGTCATACTTCCACTATGCCAACAAGTTGAACCTGCGATCCTCTCCCATTTCTTTGGAAGACGCATTTAACTTGTACTGCAAAGGAATCACCACAGGTGGACCAGTTTGGAATCAAATCTTGGCATATTGGAAAGAGAGTTTGGAAAACCCACATAAGGTGTTGTTTATGAAGTACGACGATGTGAAAAATGAACCTCAGGTTCAGCTAAGGCGTCTTGCACATTTTCTGGGGAAACCCTTTTCCCCAGATGAAGAAAATCGTTACTTGGTTGATCAAATCATAAGTTTGTGTAGTTTTGATCATCTGAGTAAATTAGAGGTTAACAACACTGGAAAAAATAGGCAGCTAATGAGTAATGGTGCATATTTCAGGAAAGGTGTGGTTGGAGATTGGAAAAATTATTTAAGTGAAGATATGGTTTCTAGGTTGGATCAGATTACAGAAGAAAAATTTCATGGTTCAGGGATATCTCTCTGA
- the LOC141679237 gene encoding uncharacterized protein LOC141679237: protein MDRRETIKKAEKLMEMSMKGNDASHDAAHVYRVRDLALSLALEEGLSSSPHSMEIVELAAILHDIGDYKYARDPSDDKIVETFLVEEGIEKEKQLKILDIIQRMGFKDELQGLGDGCYSPEFKVVQDADRLDAIGAIGIARCFTFGGSRNRVLHDPSIQPRSDLSKEQYVKKDEQTTVNHFHEKLLKLKDLMKTEAGKRRAMQRHKFMEKFLEEFYKEWDGKA, encoded by the exons ATGGATCGAAGAGAGACGATTAAAAAGGCAGAGAAACTGATGGAAATGAGCATGAAAGGTAACGACGCTTCTCACGATGCTGCTCACGTTTACAGAGTTCGAGACCTCGCCCTCTCTCTTGCTCTTGAAGAAGGCCTCTCTTCTTCTCCTCATTCCAtggaaatt GTAGAGCTAGCTGCAATTCTTCATGATATAG GAGACTACAAGTATGCGAG AGATCCATCAGATGACAAAATTGTTGAGACATTTCTCGTAGAGGAGGGCATAGAGAAGGAGAAACAGTTAAAGATCTTAGATATAATTCAACGAATGG GATTTAAAGATGAACTTCAAGGGCTTGGAGATGGTTGTTATTCACCAGAATTTAAGGTTGTTCAAGATGCTGATCGTCTTGATGCAATTGGCGCTATCG GAATTGCTCGTTGCTTTACGTTTGGTGGTAGTAGGAACAGAGTACTGCATGACCCCAGCATACAGCCTCGATCTGATTTGTCGAAAGAGCAATACGTGAAGAAGGACGAACAAACGACTGTGAACCATTTTCATGAGAAGCTTCTTAAGCTCAAGGACTTGATGAAAACAGAG GCTGGGAAGAGAAGAGCTATGCAGAGGCACAAGTTCATGGAGAAGTTCCTCGAAGAATTCTACAAGGAATGGGATGGGAAGGCTTAA
- the LOC141679242 gene encoding large ribosomal subunit protein eL42-like: MVNVPKTKKTYCKSKECKKHTLHKVTQYKKGKDSLAAQGKRRYDRKQSGYGGQTKPVFHKKAKTTKKIVLRLQCQGCKHVSQHPIKRCKHFEIGGDKKGKGTSLF; this comes from the exons ATG GTGAACGTACCAAAAACAAAGAAGACATACTGCAAGTCTAAGGAATGCAAGAAACATACCTTGCACAAGGTGACACAGTATAAGAAAGGCAAGGACAGCCTGGCTGCCCAAGGAAAGAGGCGTTATGATCGCAAACAGTCTGGTTATGGTGGACAAACTAAGCCAGTTTTCCACAAGAAG GCAAAAACTACCAAAAAGATTGTGTTGAGGCTGCAATGCCAGGGCTGCAAACATGTGTCGCAGCATCCTATCAAG AGATGCAAGCATTTTGAGATTGGTGGAGACAAGAAGGGAAAGGGAACATCTCTGTTTTAG